From the Paenibacillus tianjinensis genome, the window GGTGCTTCGCGATGAATGGGGTTTTGAAGGGTTTGTCGTATCTGACTGGGGTGCGGTGAATGAGCGGGTGAAGGCGCTGCAGGCCGGGCTGGAGCTGGAAATGCCGTCAAGCGGCGGGATCGGCGATGCCAAGATTGTAAATGCGGTAAACAGCGGTGAGCTGTCCATGGAGACTTTGGATAAGGCTGTGGAACGGCTGCTGGGCTTTATTCTCAAAAGCGTGGAAGGCCGCCGGAAGGATGCCGCCTTTGATGCTGAAGAACATCATGCGCTGGCGCGTGAGGTGGCACGGGAGAGCATGGTGCTGCTGAAGAATGCGGACGGTATGCTGCCGCTTGCCAAGTCCGGTACCATCGCCATTATCGGTGAATTCGCCAAGAAGCCGCGTTATCAGGGCGGCGGCAGCTCGCATGTGAATCCGACGAAGCTGGATGATGCTTTTGCGGAGATGCAAGCCGTTGGCGGAGATGCTGTTAGCTTCTTGTATGCGCAGGGATACGAGCTGGCCAGCGATGAGATCAATGAGCGTATGCTGCAGGAAGCCCGGGACACAGCGGCAAAGGCGGATACGGCCGTGCTGTTCCTTGGCTTACCTGACCGTTACGAATCCGAAGGCTATGACCGCACCCATCTGTCGCTTCCGGCCAGCCATAAGGCCTTGATCGAGGCGGTAGCGGAAGTGCAGAGTAATGTTATCGTTGTGCTGAGCAATGGTTCACCAGTGGAAATGCCGTGGCTTCCGCAGACCAAAGCGGTGCTGGAAGGCTATCTGGGCGGACAGGCTTTTGGCGGCGCGGTTGCCGATCTGCTCTTCGGTGCAGTAAGCCCGAGCGGCAAGCTGGCGGAGACCTTCCCGCAGAAACTGAGCGACAATCCCTCGTTCCTGAACTTCCCCGGTGAAGGAGATAAGGTGGAATACAAGGAAGGGCTGTTTGTCGGCTACCGTTATTACGATAAGAAAGAAATTGAGCCGCTGTTCCCGTTCGGCTTCGGGCTGAGCTACACTGAATTCGAGTACAGTGATTTGCTGCTGGATAAGAGCAGCATCGAAGATACAGATACTGTACAGGTTACGGTTAACGTTAAGAACACCGGCAGCAGACCCGGCAAAGATACGGTGCAGCTCTATGTCAGCGATGTGGAGAGCAGCGTCATCCGTCCGCTCCGGGAGCTGAAGGGTTTTGCAAAAATCGAACTACAGCCGGGTGAGGCACGCGAGGTTTCCTTTACGCTGAACAAGCGCTCGTTCGCCTACTACAACGTGCAGCTGGGCGATTGGCATGTGGAGAGCGGAGTGTTTAACATTCTAGTGGGTGCGTCTTCGCGCGATATCCGTCTTACCGCTCCGCTGGAAGTGAAATCGACAGTACGCCTTGCCGCGAATTTCCACCGGAATACGACGGTAGGCGACCTGCTGGCCAATCCGCTGACCGCAGACAAGGCGAAGCACTACAGCAGCATCTTCGGCCTCGAAAGCGCTATGGAGGATAATCCGGAAATGTTCCTCGCTATGATGAAATATATGCCGCTGCGGGCACTGATCGGCTTCGGCCAAGGCAGATATACCGAGGAGAACCTGGCAGAGGATCTGCGGGAATTGAACGCACTGGCCGGGCAGGAATGAGTTTTGGCCTTCAGTAACAGGAGGTTCGATATAGGCTGAATGTTGCAGCTGACGACAACTCCATGTCTGATGAGTCAGCGGCGGTTGGAGTCATTGTATTTACTGCAATAGAAAGGTTCAATATCCTGAGGTGAATAGCCTTCTATTGTATTTCATACATTAGATTTCCTCGTTTCGGGCTAAATCATCGTTTTCAACCAATTCTAAAATCTATATCGGCATATAGTTGAGCTCGATCCTATACTAAGCTTCTCGGGACATATATCATGCTTCACCCGCAGGCACTGCTGATCGCAAGCAGCAGTGCCCACAACACACAGAGCAGCATTTCTCTGATAACCGGAGAAACGCTGCTCTGTAGTTTTTTCTCTCCATGGTGCCCAGAGGGCTGTCTTGGCTGTCTTTAGAATGACCTGTTCAGCAGAAACTCCAGATTGCGGTAATATACGCCAGTGGCGTTCCAGTCCCGGTAAGCTTCCGGCACCGGAATGCCCGCGGCGTCCGGCTTCGGCTCCAGCCCTCTATATTGTTGACTGACAGCCAACAAATCCCTTATGTATTCCTGCATATATTTGATGCTGCCAGCATCGCCTACGGGACCATGTCCTGGTACAATCTGCTTAGCTCCTAACTTCTCCAGCGCGTCCAGCGCGTTCAGCCAGCTGTGCGGATCTCCGTCTGTGAACAGCGGATGATTCCGGATGGCGATAACATCTCCGGCGAAGACGAGGGAATCAGCAGGGGAGTAGAGAATCGAATCGCATTCCGTGTGTGCCCGCCCAAGGGACAGCAGCCGGACACTTCTTTTGGAGCCATGGAGGGTCAGCTGATGTTCATAGGTAAGCTCCGGATAGGTGACGGCGAGTGTCTCTATCGATTCCCGGATTTCCAGGAGGTAGTTATGTTCACTAGCCAGCCGCAGCCGCTTCTCCTGCTCAGGCTCAGAAGATAGCTTGGCGGCGGCTTCGGCAATGTCCGCTTCCAGTTTCGGCAGCAGCGGCGTCATCCGGGTCAGCCACTGGGGCTGTGTTTCCTGCATCAGCTCCCGGGCTCTGCTGGAAGATACAATCGTTTCGCCGGTGAAAAACTGATTGCCGCGGACATGGTCCCCATGCCAGTGGCTGTTGATGACATAACCGATAGGCTGGTCAAAGAGGTGCAGCGCCGCTTCGCGCAGGTCTTTGCCAGCCTGGGGAGTGTTAAAAGTATCGAAGATCAGCGTAAATCCGCCCATATCCATGATGCCTGCATTGCTCATGGCCCCGCCCTGTTCCGTGGCTATCAGTGCATAAATACCTTCAGCCAACGGGTGAATGCTGAAATGCCGGGAATGAAACATAATTTGACCTCTTTTCATAAGTAATGAATTCATAATATTTCCAATTGTCTTTGTACGTGAGCATAACGCCGTTCGTTTCATCCGGCAAGATTAAAATAATCCAATCCCCGGCTGCCGGATTGTCCAATCCATCTCCAGCACATTAGAGATATAATGTAAGCGCAAACATTCCGGTGCAGGCTATATCTGCTGCATGAGAAGAACTGTGAACCCTATTACCGTAAGGAGTGAAAATAAACAGATGACAAATACACAGCTTCGATGGTTCGCAAGTACAGAACAGGCAGCATGGGTGGAGCAGGAAGCTCCTGGGCCGAACGGATCTGATAAGTCCGATGGCCCTGCCAAGGCCAATAAGCCCAATCTTTCAATCACCGCCGACCAGCATCAGATACTGGAAGGCTTCGGCGGCTGTTTCAATGAGCTGGGGTACGAAGCGCTGCTGACTTTGCCGGAGGAGGAACGGGCCAGGGTGATGCACGCGCTGTTCCACCCGGAGGGAGAGCAGCGCTTCAGCATCTGCCGGCTGCCGATCGGCGCCAGTGATTATGCGCTGGAATGGTACAGCCATAATGAGACCGACGGCGATTATGCGATGGAGCATTTCTCCATAGAGCGTGACCGGAAGTTTCTGATCCCCTATATCCGTGAAGCGCTGGCGCTGAACCCGGAGCTGAAGCTGTTCGCTTCGCCCTGGAGTCCGCCAACCTGGATGAAATCCCCTAAGGCCTACAACTACGGTACGCTGCGCTGGGAACCAGAGAATCTTGCGGCTTATGCGCTGTACTTCGTCAAGTTCGTGCAGGCTTATAAGGAAGAAGGGATCACCATTCATCAGGTGCATGTGCAGAATGAAGTGGTGGCCGACCAGAAGTTTCCTTCCTGTGTCTGGACCGGAGAGCAGCTGCGCGAGTTCATCCGTGACTATCTGGGCCCTGCCTTTGCAGACCATGGATTGGACACAGAAATCTGGCTGGGCACCATCAATGTGCCGGAGCCCTGGGATGAATGGCTAAAGCATAAGTCCAGCGACCATGACGCTTTTGCCGGTGTTGTGCTCGGTGATCCTGAGGCTTACAAGTATGTTAAGGGGGTCGGTTATCAGTGGGCAGGCAAGCATGCGATCCAGCGGACCGCCCAGAGCTATCCCGAGCTGCGGTACATGCAGACCGAAAATGAATGCGGGGACGGGGAGAATACTTGGTTTTATGCAAAATATGTATTTGGTCTGTACCAGCATTATTTTACGAACGGCGTGAATGCCTATATCTACTGGAACATGGCGCTTGCCCCGAAGGGACGGAGCACCTGGGGCTGGGAGCAAAACTCGATGCTGACCATTGAGCCCGGGCAAAACACTGCCATCATCAATCCGGAATATTATGTGATGCAGCATTTCTTCCGCTTCGCTGCGCCGGGTTCGGTGCGGGTGGGGCTTAAGGGACCCTGGAGCGGACATTCGGTGGCCTTCCGCACACCGGACGGCGGGGTAACGCTGGTACTGGCCAATCCCTACAAGGAAAAACGTATGCTGCACTTGGACAGCGGCTCTGTAGAGTATGCTTTTGAGCTGGAGCCGGAATCCTTCCATACGATCGTGCTCGGCCCATAGAAGGCACAACATTTCTGAACTAACGTCCGCTATCCGGGGCGTTAGTTTTTTGCTAATATGAATCCATTCTGCGATGGGCAGACTATGAATACTGAAACCGGGAGGTTAGCTAGAGCGATGTTCACGAAATGGATGATGAAACTGATAGAGCCTTTCCGGCGAAGTATCCGCAATAAGCTGATGCTGACGATGATTATTCTTGCAGTAGTACCGATCGTTACCATCACCGGCCTGGCCGCAGAGAACAGCCGCAGGTCGATGGAGGCTGAGGTCATCAGCACGAATCTCTCCAATATGAAATGGACCGGAATCTATCTCGGGGACCAGTTCGCCCAGCTTAACAATCTGATTTATACCGTGCTGATCAGCCCGCACCTGAGCGATTATCTTGCAAACGCCGAGGAGCCATCCCTGTCCAGCCAATTTGCCGCGCAGAAAAATATTATAGACACTCTGACCAATCTGTTCTACTCCGCAGGCAACCATGTGATCGGGGTGGAGCTGTACTTGAAAGAGTATGACAAGCTGTTCACAATCAATGCCTCGCAAAGTGATATCGAATCACCCGGCGCTATCCCGGCCCCATACAAGCTTCTGTTTGACCAGGATAAGGATTTCATGATTACTTCGGACAGCCGCGATGACAGCAAGTTCCAGCTCGTGCGGAGCATTAACCGGTTTGAGAATCAGGAAAAGCTTGGCGGCATCTCGCTAGGCATCCGCTGGGGGGTACTCGATCAGACCCTGAATCTGCTGGGTCGCGGCAGCGACCATACGGTATTCATTGCCGGTGCGGACGGTGAGGTGCTGTATCAGCCCTGGGGAGACAGCCCGTCCAAGGATACGGTGAGCCGGGTAGCCGGCACGCAGGAGACTCAGGGATATTTCCGCAGTGACCATGGATATGTGTTCTACAATACGATAGATCCGGTTGGCCTTAAGCTGGTCACCGTGATTCCGAACAGCTCGATCAATGAAAGTGCGCTGGCGACGATGAATTTCGGGCTAATTGTCGGGGCGGTCTCCGTCGCCTTAGCTATTCTGCTTGCGGTGCTGCTGGCCTGGCGGGTAGCAACGCCGATTGTCAGTCTGACCCGGTCGATCCAGGGCTTCGGTATGATGAAGGAGCGGGAGATGAAATTCAGCAGCCGCATGGATGAGATAGGCTTCCTGGAGACGAAGCTGTACCAGATGTCGCACCGCATCCGCGAGCATATCCGCACGGAGTATGTGATCAGTCTGGAGAAAAAGAGTGCCGAGCTCAAAGCGCTTCAGGCGCAGATCAACCCGCATTTTCTGCAGAATACGTTGCAGATGATCGGCAGCATGCTGTTCAAGAACAGCCCGGCGGAGAGCTATGGTGTGCTGAGATCGCTCAGCGATATGTTCCGCTACATCATTCGCGAGCCTGAAGACCTGGCCCCGCTGCAGGCAGAGCTGAACCATCTGAATAATTATATGCAGATTCAGCAGCAGCGTTTTGCCGCCCGGCTTGACTACAGCATCACCGTGAATGAGGACACAGCCGGCAGCCTGATCCCGAAGCTGAGCCTGCAGCCGATTGTGGAGAATGCTTTTTTCCACGGCCTGGAACAGAAGACTGGACCCTGGAAGCTGGAGGTCCTGGTAAAGCGTGAGGGACAGAACACGGTTATTATGATCCGTGATAACGGGATAGGCATGCCGCCGGACAAGCTATCGGATCTGCAGGGAAGGCTGCAGCTGCGAAGCGGCGGGCTGTGGACGCACGGTGAGCGGATCGGGCTCAGCAACGTGGCTTCGCGGATTCATATGCATTACGGCGAGCTGTACGGAATCCGCGTGGAGAGCAGTCCCGGAGAAGGAACAACAGTGACGGTAACAATTCCCTTAGAGAGGAAGGTGATGGACCATGCATAAAGTGCTGCTGGTGGATGATGAGAGCTGGAACCGTGATATTGTGCGGACGTTCGGAGCCTGGGAGGCCCTTGGGCTGGAAATAGCCGGCGAAGCAGAGGATGGTCAGGAGGCGCTGCGGCTTGTAAGCGAGCTGACGCCGCAGATTATTATTACCGATATGCGCATGCCCGGTACGGACGGCGTAATGCTGATGAATGAGCTGCATGCACGGTTTCCTGAGATCAAAGTGATCGTGATCAGCGGATATGACGATTTCAAATATGCGCAAAGCGCAATCCGTTACGGGGCAATGGATTATCTGCTGAAGCCGATCGACCCGGCGGAATTGAATGCTGTGCTGCGCAAATGCGTCAAGGAGCTGGAAGAAGCATTCAGTATACCGGGGGGCTACGCTCTGGACCTGGGTGTATCCTTCTCGCTGGCACAGCACAAGCAGCTTATAAAGGTGCATTTCAACGAGCTGAACAGCGAAGGGGTGAGCTCTGTTCTTGATGCCGTCGGCAAGGAATTGGAACAGGCAGGGGCCGGCAAACCGGGAGCTCTCCGGCAGGCGGCTGGTGAAATGCTGCTGCTGCTGAAGGAGCTGATGCACGGCAACGGGCTGGAGGACGACGGACTGGTAACGGAGCTTCCGCAGGAGGTGCTGCAGTCCGGCAGCAGCATGATTGCTTTTCTCAAGGGACTTTATACGGCGGGACTTGAGCAGCTGATCGGCCAGCGGAAGTTCAAGAACAAGCTGAATCTGGAAGAGGTCAGGCAGTACATCGACGCCCATTTTGCTGAAGCGGTGACGCTGGAAGCACTGGCGAGAGCCTTTTTTGTCAGCAAGGAATATTTAAGCAAGGTCTTTAAGCTGGAGTATGGCTGCAATGTCACGGATTATATCCTGCATCTGCGCATGGAGAAGGCGAAGGCGTGGCTGGCGGAGGAGAGCATTCCGATCAAGACGGTGGCAGAGCTGTCCGGATACGAGGATGTGGGCTATTTTTACCGGGTATTCAAGAAGCATTACGGCATCGCTCCGGGTGAAATGAGGAAGCAGGGCGGCGGTTTAAAAATGTCCAATCCCAAAGGGTAATTCCGTCCAATTAAACGCTTTCATAAAATAGATACAATGAAAGCGTAAACAAAACAAAGACATTGGGAGGTCTTACAGCATGAACAAAATGACCAAAGGTGTACTCTGCACAATGCTCACCGCTACTATGCTTGCCGGCTGCGGCAGCAATAATACCAATAATACAGGTGCAGCTAACGATGCTGGCACAGGCAGCAGTGTTGCCAAAAGCGTCACTCTGAAGATGTTCATCGCGCAGCCGCGTTTTAAAGAACAATACGATAATTACATTGCCCAATTCGTCAAAAAAGAGAAGGCCGAGAAAAATATCGACGTTACCGTACAGCTTGAGATGCCGACGGCAGACAACGCTTCGCAGATTCTGAAAACGCGCCTTGCCTCGAACGATGCGCCGGATATTTTTGCCATCCATGCCGTAAATGAGATTCCGTCTTATTATAAAGCAGGATATCTGGAAGATTTGTCGGATCAGCCGTTTGTCAGCAAGCTGCTGGATAGCGTGAAGCCTTCCGTAACGACTACTGACGGCAAAGTGGTAGCACTCCCGCTGGAGACCTTGTCCTGGGGCTACCTCTACAACAAGACCATCTTTGCCAAATACGGGCTGACACCGCCGACGACGCTGACAGAGCTTAAAGCAGTTACAGAAACACTTAAAGCCAATAATGAGACACCTTTTGTGCTCTCCTATAAAGAATCCTGGATTCCGCAGCTGGTGCTGCCGCTGGCCGTCGGGGGAATGGTCAAGACCGAAGATGCGGACTTTGTGGATAAAATGAACAAGGATGAGGGCTCATTCACTGAGATGAAATCAGCAATCTTCGATGTGTTCGATCTGATCAACGAGAATGGTACAGCGAAGGCCACTGAGGTCGGCGGAGACGACGGTGCGGCTGCATTTGCAGCAGGACAGGGCGCAATGTGGCTGATGGGTCCGTGGTACGCCGAAACGATCCTCAAGTCAAACCCTGATCTGGACTTTGGCGTAGCACCGCTCCCGATTAACGATAATGCTGACGCGACGCTGATCAACCTGAGCGCTTCGACTTCACTGGCGGTATCGCCTACGAGCAAGAACAAGGAAGTAGCGCTTGATTTCCTGAACTATGTGCTGGATGACACGGACTCGAACGGCCTGTTCCAGGCGATGAAATTCAATCCGGTAGCTACTGTGCATACTTACGAAATGTATCCTTGGATCGCTGAAGCAACGTCTTATGTAAAAGAAGGAAAATCGGTACAGGACCCGGCTATTCCGCAGTCTGTGAAGGATGAAGTGGGCAAAGGGCTTCAGGCATACTAGGCCGGACAAATGACGCAGGATGATGTGCTCAAAGCGCTCGACAAAGCGTGGAAATCCTACAACAAAGTAAATAAATAAGCTGAAATCTACAGAGCAGGGATGGAAGAACAGAGCGGGGGCTTTGTCTTCCTCCATCCCTGATTTACTTTGCACATCACAGAGGGAGAGGGGCGGAACCTGTGCCGGCTAACCGATATAAATCCATTGTTTCACTGCTTGCTTTTGTCGCACCCGCATTTATCATTTACTCATTGTTTCTGCTGATTCCTACCATTGGGGGCATGTATTACAGCTTTACGGACTGGAACGGACTAAACCGCGATTATTCGTTTATCGGCCTCGGCAATTTCGTTGAAGCGCTGCGTGAAGATCCCGATTTTGTAAACTCGCTGCTGTTCACGTTGAAATATGTGCTGTTCATGATCGTGCTGCAAAATGTCTTCGCCCTTGTGCTTGCCGTATTCATTGAGACCAAGATAAGAACCAAAGGCTTCTTCCGGACGATCTTTTTCATGCCGAATATGATCAGTACGATCATCAGTGCTTTTATGTGGACGTTCGTGTTCTCCCAGGTACTGCCGCAGCTCGCCGAAAAAACCGCCATAAGCTTTCTCGACCAGCTGTGGATCGGGGACCCCAAGGTTTCCTTTTATTCGATTATTATCGTTTCGCTGTGGAACGGTGTCGGCTATATGATGATTATCTATCTGGCCGCCCTGCAAGGGGTGCCGCAAAGTCTCAAGGAAGCTGCCGTCATTGACGGGGCCAGCCCGTTCCAGACCTTCCGCAAAGTGACGCTGCCGATGATTACGCATGCGGTTACGATCTGCTTCTTCCTTACACTGAACGGGGCGTTCAAGGTGTTTGAGGTGGTATACGGGCTTACCGGCGGCGGTCCGGGACGCAGTACGCAGGTTATCACGATGAACATTTATGAAGAGGCGTTCTCCAACAACTTCCGCTACGGGTATGCCAGCGCCAAATCGGTCATCCTGTTCATTATTATTCTGCTCTTTACCTTTATCCAGATCGGCGTCATGAAGAGAAAAGAGGTGGAGGCATGAGACTCAGAAAAAGTGCATCGCTGTTCATTACCTTGTTCCTTACCATCGGGGCAATCATTTCTTTCTTTCCGATCTATCTGGCAATTATCAATTCGCTCAAAACACAAGGGGAAATGTTCGCGTCCTTCACGGCGCTGCCGACGAAGCTGCATTTCGAGAACTATGCTCACGCGTTTAAGCAGATCAATCTGCTGGGCAGCACAATCAACTCCGTAATCGTCTCGGTTATCGGGATTGGAGGCATTATCTTCTGTGCAGCTCTGGCCGGCTACAAGCTGTCCCGGACCAGCGGCAGACTGAGTGCGGCGATCTTCTCGCTGTTCATCGCCTCGATGCTGGTGCCGTTCCACTCCATCATGATCCCGCTGACCCGGATGGCCAAAAACCTGCATGTCAGCGGCAGCACCTACGGTCTGGCTCTGATCTATATCGGTCTTGGCGTGAACATGGCGATTTTCCTGTATCATGGCTTTGTGAAATCCATTCCCCGTGAGCTTGAGGAAGCGGCGCGGATTGACGGCTGCGGTGAATTCCAGACGTTCTTCCGGATTATTTTCCCGCTGCTGCTGCCGATTACGGTAACAATTGCGATTCTCGACTTCCTGTGGATCTGGAATGACTTCCTGCTGCCGCTCCTGATGCTGACCGACTCTACTAAATACACGCTGATCTTATCTACCAATACGCTGTTCGGGGAGTACAATAAGGAATGGTCGCTCATTCTGGCGGCTTTGGTATTGACAGCGCTTCCTGTTATTATTATCTATGGATTCTTTCAGAAGTTTATTATGCAGGGAATTGCCGAAGGGGCAATCAAAGGCTAAGGGGAGAGGACTGGAAAGTGATGAATCAGTTACGCTACGGAGTCGCTTATTACGACGAGTATATGCCCTATGAGAGATTAGATGAAGATATTGCCATGATGAAGGCGGCCGGCATCAACACGGTCCGGATCGCCGAATCCACCTGGAGTACACATGAACCGCAAAACGGAGTCTTCGACTTCACCTCCGTGGACCGTGTACTGGATGCCATGCACGCTGCAGGAATCGGCGTTATCGTCGGAACACCGACCTATGCCGTGCCTACCTGGCTGGTGAAGGAGCATCCGGAGGTGCTTGCCGTAACGGCAGACGGTCCCGGCAAATACGGCGCCCGGCAGATCATGGACATTACGAGCCCGGCCTATCTCTTCCATTCGGAGCGGATTATCCGCAAGCTGATCAGCCGGGTGTGCAAGCATCCGGCAGTCATTGGCTACCAGACGGACAACGAGACGAAGTATTACGGGACCGCCGGGGACAACGTGCAGCTGCGCTTCGTAAAATATATGCGCGAGAAATTCGGCACGCTGGACGTAATCAACGCGAGATTCGGACTGGATTACTGGAGCAACCGGATCAATGCGTGGGAGGACTTCCCCTCGGTGGTCGGAACGATCAACGGCAGCCTGGGTGCGGAATTCGCCCGCTTCCAGCGCGGCCTGGTGACGGAGTTCCTCGCCTGGCAGGTGTCACTGGTGAATGAGTACAAGCAGCCGGGGCAATTTGTAACGCAGAACTTTGATTTTGAATGGTGCGGGCATTCGTATGGCGTGCAGCCGTCGGTGGACCATTTTGCCGCCGCTGAAGCGTTCGATATTGCCGGTGTAGATATCTACCATCCTTCGCAGCATGAGCTGACCGGAACGGAGATTTCCTTTGGCGGGGATATGACGAGGTCCCTGAAGCGCAGCAATTATCTGGTACTGGAGACGCAGGCGCAGGCTTTCCCGAACTGGACCCCTTATCCGGGACAGCTGTGGCAGCAGGCGTTCAGCCATCTGGCCTCTGGGGCGAACATGGTCGCCTACTGGCATTGGCACTCCATTCACAACTCCATTGAGACGTATTGGAAAGGGCTGCTGAGCCATGATTTCCAGCCGAATCCGGTCTATAACGAAGCGAAGACGGTCGGCCATGATTTTGCCCGGTTAAGTGAGTCGCTGGTGAATCTGCGCAAGGAGAACAAGGTTGCAGTTATGGTCAGCAATGAAGCACTGACAGCGCTGGAATGGTTCAAGCTGCCGGATGGAAAAACCTACAATGATGTGGTGCGCTGGCTGTATGACGCCCTGTACCGCATGAATATCGAATGCGACTTTATTCAGCCTTCGTGCACAGAGCTCTCACGCTATAGTCTGATCGTGGTTCCGGCACTGTATGCGGCACCAGATGAGGCGCTGGAGCGGCTGAATGAGTATGTGCGCCAGGGCGGACATGCCGTCTATTCCTTCAAAAGCGGCTTTGCTGACGATACCATTAAGGTGCGTACGTCAGCGCAGCCGGGCATAATCAGCGAAGCCTGTGGGATCCGCTACAGCCTGTTTGTCACTCCGCATGAGGTGCGGCTGCGCAGTGAGCATCCGGAGATCATCGTTGCCGCTGATGACAGTGGCGCCGAAGCCTGGATGGAACTGATCACTGCGGAGGACGCAGAGGTCCTGCTGCATTATGATCATCCGCACTGGGGGCAATATGCCGCTGTAACCCGGAACCGCTACGGCAGCGGGACGGCGACTTATATCGGCTGCATGACCAGCAGGGAGCTGCTCAGCAGTATTCTAAAGAATGTGCTCCAGGAATCCGGATTATGGGGAGCAGAACAGGAGCTGGCATTTCCGCTGATCGTCAAAACAGGTGTGAATCCGCACAACGAGACCGTCCGCTATTATTTCAATTACAGCGATACTCCGCAGACTTTCGTATACCCACATGGTGTTGCCGCGGAACTGCTGTCGGGCAAGGTTATTCGGTCCGGAGAACAGCTTGAGCTTGAAGCCTGGGGTGTAAGGATTGTGCTGGAGGCTGGAAGCTGAAAGTTCAAGGCTGTATGCTGGAGCTGGAAGCAACTACGGGTTGCTTTCTGCGCTGTGATTTGCTAACATACGATGTAACTTAATCAGGTTTGGTTTTCTAGGGTTCCGCGGCGGAATATGGCCGGTCTGGTCCGAGGGAAAACGCACGGATGCCAGATGCTCCGTGTCTACACGGAGGGACAAAAGCCCGGGAGGTATCGTCAATGATGACGATGGCCTTCCGGGCTTATTTTATTGGCGCGGGAGGCTGAGATTAAGAATTCAAGGGAGCGGGAGGAGAAAGTGATGAGCAAGAGCAGTAAGGCATGGCTACAAATCGCAGGCGCCGCCTGCTTCGAGGTCGCATGGGTGATCGGGCTGAAGCACGCATCCGCGCCGTGGGAATGGGGGATTACAGTGCTCGCCATTCTCATAAGTTTTTATGTTCTGATCTCTGCCAGCAGGACTCTGCCAGCGGGTACGGTATACGCGGTATTTGTCGGGCTCGGCACTACCGGAACTGTGCTGGCGGATATGCTCTGGTTCGGGGAGCCATTTCGTATGCTGAAGGTGGTATTGATAATCCTTTTGCTGGCCGGGGTTATCGGGTTAAAGCTGACTACCAGTGACGGGCCGAAAGAACAGATCAAGGAGGTGTCCTAAATGGACTGGCTGATGCTGATTGGTGCGGGACTCAGCGAAATGATCGGGGTGGGGATGATGGCGAAGCTGCAAACGCACCGCAGCTGGCGGACCGTTTCCCTGCTGATATTCGGATTTGGCGCCAGCTTTGTGCTGCTGTCGCTGGCCATGCGGACGCTGCCGATGGGCACGGCTTATGCCATATGGACCGGGATCGGCGCTTCCGGCGGAGCAGTCCTTGGCATGTTATTCTATGGCGAATCCCGGGAGATGCGGCGGATACTCTGCATTGTGATGATTCTCGGTGCTGCAATAGGATTGAAACTGATTGCCTGAGATCATAGAAGATGTTAAAGATTTGGACACCTGTACGATGTTTCGAACGAGACAACATGGTAAGTATATTAAGTATACAATCCAATCCATTCGTTAAGGAGACTTCTCATATGAACAATAG encodes:
- a CDS encoding sensor histidine kinase, whose amino-acid sequence is MFTKWMMKLIEPFRRSIRNKLMLTMIILAVVPIVTITGLAAENSRRSMEAEVISTNLSNMKWTGIYLGDQFAQLNNLIYTVLISPHLSDYLANAEEPSLSSQFAAQKNIIDTLTNLFYSAGNHVIGVELYLKEYDKLFTINASQSDIESPGAIPAPYKLLFDQDKDFMITSDSRDDSKFQLVRSINRFENQEKLGGISLGIRWGVLDQTLNLLGRGSDHTVFIAGADGEVLYQPWGDSPSKDTVSRVAGTQETQGYFRSDHGYVFYNTIDPVGLKLVTVIPNSSINESALATMNFGLIVGAVSVALAILLAVLLAWRVATPIVSLTRSIQGFGMMKEREMKFSSRMDEIGFLETKLYQMSHRIREHIRTEYVISLEKKSAELKALQAQINPHFLQNTLQMIGSMLFKNSPAESYGVLRSLSDMFRYIIREPEDLAPLQAELNHLNNYMQIQQQRFAARLDYSITVNEDTAGSLIPKLSLQPIVENAFFHGLEQKTGPWKLEVLVKREGQNTVIMIRDNGIGMPPDKLSDLQGRLQLRSGGLWTHGERIGLSNVASRIHMHYGELYGIRVESSPGEGTTVTVTIPLERKVMDHA
- a CDS encoding response regulator transcription factor codes for the protein MHKVLLVDDESWNRDIVRTFGAWEALGLEIAGEAEDGQEALRLVSELTPQIIITDMRMPGTDGVMLMNELHARFPEIKVIVISGYDDFKYAQSAIRYGAMDYLLKPIDPAELNAVLRKCVKELEEAFSIPGGYALDLGVSFSLAQHKQLIKVHFNELNSEGVSSVLDAVGKELEQAGAGKPGALRQAAGEMLLLLKELMHGNGLEDDGLVTELPQEVLQSGSSMIAFLKGLYTAGLEQLIGQRKFKNKLNLEEVRQYIDAHFAEAVTLEALARAFFVSKEYLSKVFKLEYGCNVTDYILHLRMEKAKAWLAEESIPIKTVAELSGYEDVGYFYRVFKKHYGIAPGEMRKQGGGLKMSNPKG
- a CDS encoding carbohydrate ABC transporter permease, with the protein product MPANRYKSIVSLLAFVAPAFIIYSLFLLIPTIGGMYYSFTDWNGLNRDYSFIGLGNFVEALREDPDFVNSLLFTLKYVLFMIVLQNVFALVLAVFIETKIRTKGFFRTIFFMPNMISTIISAFMWTFVFSQVLPQLAEKTAISFLDQLWIGDPKVSFYSIIIVSLWNGVGYMMIIYLAALQGVPQSLKEAAVIDGASPFQTFRKVTLPMITHAVTICFFLTLNGAFKVFEVVYGLTGGGPGRSTQVITMNIYEEAFSNNFRYGYASAKSVILFIIILLFTFIQIGVMKRKEVEA
- a CDS encoding carbohydrate ABC transporter permease; the protein is MRLRKSASLFITLFLTIGAIISFFPIYLAIINSLKTQGEMFASFTALPTKLHFENYAHAFKQINLLGSTINSVIVSVIGIGGIIFCAALAGYKLSRTSGRLSAAIFSLFIASMLVPFHSIMIPLTRMAKNLHVSGSTYGLALIYIGLGVNMAIFLYHGFVKSIPRELEEAARIDGCGEFQTFFRIIFPLLLPITVTIAILDFLWIWNDFLLPLLMLTDSTKYTLILSTNTLFGEYNKEWSLILAALVLTALPVIIIYGFFQKFIMQGIAEGAIKG